A window of the Candidatus Poribacteria bacterium genome harbors these coding sequences:
- a CDS encoding GNAT family N-acetyltransferase, which translates to MKIDRLLRTDNVWKISLSTEDEQDISRLWSHEYQMRFGTARLKLGGIAGVGTNEEHRNKGYSRHVMEDSTAFMTENGFDVAMLFGIPDFYPKFGYATVLPETWMELDTDAAQAAAPTYQIRKFEAGDVPEILALYAANNAERTGTPLRDETRWKEFKMGSNFGIDADPFIVLNEASEVIGYFVCDDTEEKCILCDIGFQNRTIFETIVRFLGDRAKSIGAAQIECSMPADHPFAIFCRRYGCRTNIHNPKNRGGMMRIINQSSTLKAITGELEKRLRRSAHLSQWSGKILISTDLGQDCLGIDRGRVAHTASKANAFHLEIPQDKLIQLMMGRRSIEDLAIEADVSVTGGIIPILEILFPLDYPHVWWPDRF; encoded by the coding sequence ATGAAAATTGACCGCTTATTACGAACTGATAATGTTTGGAAAATCTCGCTTTCGACCGAAGACGAGCAGGATATAAGCCGCCTCTGGAGCCATGAATACCAGATGCGATTCGGGACAGCCCGGCTCAAGCTGGGCGGCATTGCCGGTGTCGGCACGAATGAGGAGCATCGCAACAAAGGATATTCTCGGCACGTCATGGAGGACTCCACGGCGTTCATGACAGAGAACGGATTCGATGTCGCCATGCTGTTCGGTATCCCGGACTTCTATCCTAAATTTGGCTATGCAACGGTGCTACCGGAGACATGGATGGAACTTGACACGGACGCAGCACAAGCAGCTGCTCCCACATATCAAATCCGCAAATTTGAGGCAGGAGACGTGCCGGAAATATTGGCTCTCTACGCAGCGAACAACGCGGAACGCACGGGGACACCTTTGAGGGACGAAACCCGTTGGAAGGAATTCAAGATGGGGAGCAACTTTGGTATTGATGCCGACCCTTTCATTGTCCTGAACGAAGCCAGTGAAGTAATCGGCTATTTCGTCTGTGATGATACGGAAGAAAAGTGTATCCTTTGCGATATTGGATTCCAGAACAGGACGATTTTTGAGACAATTGTCCGCTTTCTTGGGGATCGCGCCAAAAGCATTGGAGCAGCACAAATTGAATGCTCAATGCCCGCCGATCATCCATTCGCTATATTCTGCCGACGCTACGGCTGCCGGACGAATATCCATAACCCGAAGAACCGTGGGGGCATGATGCGGATTATCAACCAATCCAGCACCTTAAAAGCGATTACCGGTGAGTTGGAAAAACGCCTACGCCGCTCTGCCCATCTCTCACAATGGAGTGGAAAAATCCTCATCTCGACAGATCTGGGGCAGGATTGTTTAGGAATTGATCGGGGGCGCGTTGCACACACCGCTAGTAAGGCGAACGCCTTCCATCTTGAGATACCGCAGGACAAGCTGATCCAACTGATGATGGGCAGGCGAAGCATCGAAGATCTCGCCATTGAAGCCGATGTTTCAGTAACTGGGGGCATTATTCCTATTCTGGAAATCCTCTTTCCACTCGACTATCCACACGTCTGGTGGCCCGACCGGTTTTGA
- a CDS encoding Gfo/Idh/MocA family oxidoreductase, producing the protein MPTKKYRVAVVGGAGTWGRFYLRAYANHPDCEIVALVDRARDRRGAFADRYGVETVFDTVDELFAKEVPDIVSIILPVGHNPETVIACAEAGVKAVSCEKPIAVELSQADEMVRVCRERGTAFGCGTGYWDAPHLLETADWIRAGNIGQLTGAAIPGGLPTEVSGGGCVQLTIMRLLTGMEVEWAEGWALPPQAGWMPPVEFEAVETDSPAYGRLGLSGGIVCEIVKPQTDQKAFCPVSVTGENGRVWITSPTPILIQGQDAASTPVQPEFLYSPRKDGFTSAIERLMRAMNTGEDALCSGHDYRQALEIAIALKQSAHHGHGRIPVPLEDRSLKIYPHPYRLKGGDVAGWKSIGYTGPPEVA; encoded by the coding sequence TTGCCAACCAAAAAATACAGAGTTGCAGTCGTCGGGGGCGCAGGAACCTGGGGGCGTTTCTATCTACGCGCTTACGCCAACCATCCCGACTGCGAAATTGTCGCACTGGTAGACCGCGCCCGAGACCGACGTGGTGCCTTCGCTGACCGTTATGGTGTCGAAACTGTCTTTGATACAGTGGACGAACTCTTTGCCAAAGAGGTGCCTGACATCGTCTCAATTATTCTACCCGTCGGTCATAATCCTGAAACGGTAATAGCTTGCGCTGAAGCGGGTGTCAAGGCGGTTTCGTGCGAAAAGCCGATAGCCGTGGAACTTTCACAGGCGGATGAGATGGTACGTGTCTGCCGGGAACGGGGAACTGCCTTCGGCTGCGGAACTGGATATTGGGACGCGCCTCATCTACTGGAAACCGCTGATTGGATCCGTGCAGGTAATATTGGTCAACTGACTGGTGCCGCTATTCCCGGTGGGTTGCCGACAGAGGTATCGGGTGGCGGGTGTGTTCAACTGACCATCATGCGCTTGCTCACGGGTATGGAAGTAGAATGGGCGGAGGGATGGGCGTTACCACCGCAAGCCGGCTGGATGCCTCCTGTCGAATTTGAAGCGGTGGAGACAGATTCTCCTGCTTATGGTCGCTTGGGATTATCCGGTGGGATCGTCTGCGAAATTGTCAAACCACAAACGGATCAGAAAGCGTTCTGCCCTGTTTCGGTTACCGGAGAGAATGGGCGGGTGTGGATTACCTCTCCCACGCCAATCCTTATCCAAGGTCAAGATGCTGCTTCAACGCCAGTTCAGCCAGAATTTCTGTATAGCCCTCGAAAAGACGGATTTACATCAGCCATTGAACGACTCATGCGGGCGATGAATACCGGCGAAGATGCCTTGTGCAGTGGACACGATTATCGTCAAGCCCTCGAAATCGCTATCGCCCTGAAACAGTCCGCCCACCATGGACATGGACGGATTCCTGTGCCGCTGGAGGATCGTTCCCTCAAAATCTACCCCCATCCCTACCGCTTGAAAGGGGGCGATGTGGCAGGTTGGAAAAGTATTGGCTATACAGGACCGCCAGAGGTTGCGTAG